The Thalassotalea sediminis genome includes the window CATATTTTTACTGACTTAATATATGCGGCATTAAACCCTATTGCACGAGGTATCAAATATGGCTCGTGATAAAATATACAGTGAAGAAGAGTTTCCTTCTCCGTTAGTGCAATTATGGCAAAACTTTAAACAATCACCTGTCGTTACAATAGGTTTTGGTTGCTTCGTGTTTTTGGTGTTACTTGCCATTTTTTCACCACTAATATCACCTTACTCCCCAATCGAAAATAATCTTGAATACATTCTCTTGCCTCCTGCTTGGCATGACAATGGCGATGTCAGCTATTTATTAGGTACTGATAATTTAGGAAGAGATATGCTTTCAAGGTTAATGCACGGCGCATCTTTAACCTTTGGCTTAAGTTTTGTGGTAGTTATTTTATCAATGTGTGCTGGCGTCATTATCGGGTCGCTTTCAGCCCTTACCAAAGGCGTTAAATCAAGTTTTCTAAATCACTTTCTAGACGTCATTCTTTCTATACCATCGTTATTACTTGCGATTATTATCGTCGCCATCTTAGGACCGGGTCTAAATAATACGTTATGGGCTATCGTTATCGTACTTATTCCGCAATTCATACATATTACCAGAAATGCCGTTGCACAAGAGTTTAAAAAAGATTACGTACTCGCCTCACAACTCGACGGCGCTAGTAAAATTCGAATACTTTATTATTCTATATATCCTAACATTATCGAGAAACTGATCAGCCAAGCTACATTAGCACAGTCAGCAGCAATCCTCGATATAGCGACGTTAGGCTTCTTAGGGTTAGGCGCACCTATTCCCATGCCTGAATGGGGAGCGATGCTTGCAAACGGTATTGATCTCTTTTATATCGCACCGTGGACTGTCTATTTACCCGGATTAGCGATATTGTTTGCCGTAATGGCAACCAACTTAGTAGGTGAAGGCATGCGCCATGCGCTGAAAATAAGGAAAGAAAATTAATGAATTTGCTCGATATTCGCAATTTATCAATTAAGCTACTTTCCACATCTACCCCTATTTTGGCTGTAGATCGCGTTAGTTTAACCATGAAAGAAGGCGAAGTTAGAGGTTTAGTTGGCGAATCTGGTTCAGGTAAGTCCCTATTAGCACAAGCAATTATGGGTGTGTTGGATGACAAATGGCAAGTAGATGCGGATCGTTTCCATTGGCGTGGGCAGGATCTCATGAGGCTGTCATTAGATGAAAGAAAAGCAATTATAACCAAAGATGTTGCTATTATTTTCCAGGAACCAATGGCCTGTTTAGATCCGACAACAACCATTGGTGTTCAGCTTGAAGAGGCGGTGTCTGGTAAACAACTTTCAGGCTTTTTCTGGCAACGGAAAAAGCAACGCAAACTCGCAGCAATAAACCTTCTACATAAAGTAGGCATAAAGAATCATGAAAAGTGTATTCATAGCTATCCACACCAATTAACTGAAGCATTGTGCCAACGAGTAATGATAGCGATGGCTTTAGCAAGAAAGCCATTGTTATTAATCGCAGATGAACCAACAGCAGCGATGGAGAGTACGAACCAAGACCAAATATTTAGGTTGCTCGCGAGTTTAAATCAATTAAAAAACATGTCTATTTTACTGATTAGCCATGACTTAGAGAATGTAACACATTGGACTAGTAATATTACTGTTATGTATTCAGGACAATTTGTTGAAGCAGGCAGTACGGCACAAATATTTAATACACCTTTTCATCCATACACTCGTGCTTTAGTGGACAGTAGCCCGATGGCGAATATGCAAATACCAGCAAAGTCTCGTTTAATGACGTTACCCGGCAGTATACCAATACTGCAGCATTTACCTATTGGTTGTCGTTTGGGGCCAAGGTGTCCAAAAGCTCAAAGGGCATGCGTTGTTGCCCCCAAAGTCAAGAACTATCATGGGCATCAAGTGAGTTGTCATTATTCTTTAAAAGGTAATTATTAATGACGTCTCTACTTCAAGTCAGTAATTTAAGTAAAACCTATCGAGTAGCAGGTAGTTGGTTTAAAAAGAAATCAATCTCAGCATTAGAGCCACTATCCTTTTCACTTGAAGCTCATAAAACACTTGCGATTGTCGGAGAAGCTGGCTCTGGTAAGTCAACACTCGCTAAACTGTTAGTAGGTGCTGAAAAACCCTCAACAGGAACAATAAAGTTAAACGGCCAACAGTTGCAAGATGGTAACTTTAAGCAGCGTTGTCAGCACATAAGAATGATTTTTCAAGACTCTGGGACTACGCTAAACCCGAGCCTCACAATTCAACAGATCTTAGATGAACCTTTGTATCTAAACACGCAGTTGAATGAAACAGAGCGTACTGAGTTAATTGTTAGTACACTAAAAAAAGTAGGCTTACTAGCTGAGCATATGAGTTTTTATCCACATATGTTTTCAGGCGGACAGAAGCAACGTATTTCTCTGGCGCGTGCAATTATATTAGAGCCACAGGTAATTATATTGGATGAAGCACTTGCCGCATTAGATCCTTCGTTACGCTCTCAGATGGTAAACTTATTATTAGACCTACAGCAACAAATGGGACTCGGCTTTGTATTAATTTCTCATAACTTAGGCATTGTAAGACACTTTAGCGATGAAATGATGGTTATGAGTAATGGTCAGGTAGTGGAAATGGGGAATACTAATGCTCTATTAAGAAACCCTAAACATAAATACACCAAAAAACTGATCATGAGCCAACGGTTTCAACTTACAAAAAAATAGCTACATTTCAGAAATAAAAAAAGGCCGCTACACGGCCTTTTTCATATAACTATCTATACAGTTTAGTACTGATTTGACGTTTGAATGCTTGTTCTTCGTGTGATCTTCGCGTCTGCTTTTAACGACTCAACGTAAGACATATAAGCAGATTGCGCTAATTGCTGCGTTAACTGCTGTTTTAATCGCGGATCAGTTTGCGTTTCTTCACCTTGTTTAACCGCGGTCACATTAACTATTGCGACGTCACCTGTCGTTAAGTTAACAGCAGTAGCCGATACTGAATTATCTGTTGGATGCGGTAATTTAAACGCTTCTCGAACCAAGTTCGCATCTAAACCACTGCCATAACGCGCAACATCACCTTTATCTTCAAAGCTAGTATTATTGTCAGCTAGTAAGCTGTCTGTTGCTTCACCTGCCTTTAACAACGAAACTATTTCATCAGCAACTTGCTGTGCTTTCTCTTGCGCTTTTTGAGCAGTTAAGGTTGCTTTGATAGCAGGCTGAACTTCTTCAAGCGGTTTAACGTTTGCAGCTTGGTGTTCATTTATTCGTAATACTATTGCTAAATTATCATTCACTTCAATAATATCTGAATTTAAACGCTCTTCTATTACTAACGATGAAAAAGCAACATCTATAACCTTAGGACTATCAAAAGGAGCTTCATTAACGCCTTTTGTTATCCAATCAGATGTTTGCACTTCAACACCAATAGCAGCAGCGGCATCTTCTAACGTATCAGGAATTTCAAAGCTTAACTCCGCAGCACGCTGTTGAAGTTCGAAATATTTATCTTGTGCTTTTTCTTTGCTTACTTGAACGCTTAATTCATCAGCAACTTCATTGAATGCTTTAACTTTTTCTTGTTCGAGTGCCGTTAACTTTATTAAGTGGAAACCAAATTCTGTTTGAACAACATCTGATACTTCACCTACCTCTGTTAATGAAAAAGCAGCGTCATCAAAAGCATCATCCATTGAACCACGTTCGATCCACTCTAAATCACCACCATTTTCACCACTAAATACATCAGCAGAAAACTCTTCAGCCAACGACGCGAAATCTTCACCATTTTCAATTCGGACTTTAATATCTTCAATACTGGCTCTAGCTGCAGCTTCATCATCTGCAGTTTCGATTAAAATATGAGAAACCCTGCGCTGTTCTTCTTGACGATAGTTAGCAATATTACTTTGATAATAATCTTCTAATTCTTGTTCTGAAACGGTAATACCTTTAGCAATTTCGTTAACATCAATTGCAATATAGTTAACTTTAACTTTCTCTTCGTTTTGGTAACGAGATTGATTTGCTTGATAATATTGCTTCACATCTTCATCAGTTACTTCAACACTCTCAGCATATTGTTCTGAAGCAATAGTTGCGAACCTTAGATCACGTTTTTGGTTTTGCAATGCCATTATCTGTTTTTCTTGGTAAGGCAAGCTAAACTCAGTTGCAACCAATGCTTGAGACAGTTGACGTCGTGTCATTTCTACACGTAGGTAATCACGAAAATCAGATGATTGATAAAAGCCTGCTCGGTTAATCATGGATAGGTAACGATTATTGTCAAAAGCACCCTCTACTTGAAATTCAGGCATTTCACGGATGGTTTTTTTGATTTGTTCATCGCTTACACGTATTGCCAACTCGTCAGATGCTTGATCTAAAACCTCTTGATTAATAAGGTTATCAACAATGCCCTGTCTGAAGTTCGCCATATACGCTGGATCAGAAGATAAGGTATCAAACATTTCACCGTACTGCTGAACCATCGCATCACGTTGTTGTTGGTATGCTTTATCAAATGATACTTGTGATATTTTAACACCATTTACTTCTGCAATAGATGTATCAGCACTATTGGTATAGCTACCAATCCCTGCCACTGCAAAGGTAAGGATGATAAAACCAAGAATAATCTTAGCGACTAATCCTTGAGAATTTTCTCTTATATTTTCTAACATCGTTTTCTCTCAACACTAGGTGTTTAACCTATAGACAATTATCTGCGCGCGATTTTACCAGAAGGAACGCTCAGCTTGAAGCTATCTGTAAAATTATTCGAAAGATTCTTACTACGTTTCTAGGAAGTTAGATAACAAAAGACCACCTTGAAGGTGGTCTTTTGTATCTCTTAACAGTAACTGTGATTAGTTACATGCATCTTTTAAAGCTTTACCAGCTTTGAAAGATGGAATTTTTGCTGCTGCGATTTCAATCGTTGCACCAGTTTGTGGGTTACGGCCTGTGCGCGCTGCACGGTCACGTACTGAAAAAGTACCGAAGCCAACTAATGCTACTTGCTCACCACTTTTTAATTCTTCTGTTACAGCTTCGATAAATGAATCTAAAGCACGACCAGCCGCAGCTTTAGAAATGTCAGCACCCGCAGCAATTTTCTCGATTAATTGAGATTTATTCACAGTATATTCCCCTTCAATTGTTATTATTCAGCGCTATCTTTTGTTAATTAGCGTCCTGCAAAAGCTTTTATAACAAGCTTCTTTTTGAACATCAAGCACTGAGTTAAAGAAAATCTAAAATTAAGATAATTTTAATTATCTCTAGCAGACCCCTTGTTTATATTGGGGTACAGCGCTATAAGCCTCATTAACTTACCATAGTTTCAGCGTTTGGAAAGCCTTAATTGCAAATTTTTGCCTTTTTTTTCAATTTTTTCGCTTATTTACTCAAAAAAACATCAGTTTTCAGGTGTTAACCCGCAATTTTCACTTTTTCAACTGGATGTTCTAATGCGATCTCTAATACTTCTTCAATCCATTTTACAGGATGAATTGCAAGATCAGCTTTGACATTATCAGGTATTTCTTTCAAATCTCGCTCATTATCTTTTGGAATAACAACCGTTTTGATGCCACCTCGATGAGCAGCAAGTAATTTTTCTTTTAACCCACCAATTGGTAACACCTCGCCACGCAGGGTAATTTCACCTGTCATCGCGACATCAGCTTTTACCGGGTTTCCTGTCAAACTAGACACAAGTGCTGTACACATACCAATACCTGCACTAGGACCATCTTTTGGCGTAGCACCTTCTGGCACATGGACATGAATATCACGCTTTTCGTAAAAGTCATCATTAATGCGCAATGCTTCGGTTCTACTGCGTACCACGGTCATTGCCGCTTGAATTGACTCCTGCATTACATCACCGAGTGATCCGGTATAACTTAACTTGCCTTTGCCTGGTACAGAAGCAGTCTCGATTGTTAATAACTCACCACCAACCGATGTCCATGCAAGCCCCGTTACTAGACCAATACGGTTTTGATCATCTGCTTTTCCATAATCAAACCGTTGAACACCGAGAAAATCAGACAAATTTTCTTGTGAAATCTCTACTGACTTCACTTTTTTATCAAGCAAAATAGTTTTAACCACTTTACGACATAGTTTAGAGATTTCTCGCTCTAAACTCCTAACACCCGCTTCTCTGGTGTAATAACGGATAATACCGATAATGGCGCTATCATCTACTGTGATCTCACTATCTTTTAAGCCGTTACGTTTAATTTGCTTTGTTAAAAGGTGGCGCTTAGCAATATTTAATTTTTCGTCTTCGGTATAACCAGATAAACGAATAACTTCCATGCGATCGAGCAACGGCCCAGGAATATCCATACTGTTCGAGGTAGCAACAAACATTACGTCGGAGAGATCATAATCTACTTCTAAGTAATGATCGTTAAAGCTTGTATTCTGCTCAGGGTCTAATACCTCTAATAATGCCGATGATGGATCGCCACGCATATCAGAAGCCATTTTATCAATTTCATCTAATAAGAATAATGGGTTCTTAACGCCAACCTTAGCGATTTTTTGTATTAACTTGCCAGGTAAAGATCCAATGTATGTCCTTCTATGACCGCGGATTTCCGCTTCATCACGAACACCACCAAGCGCCATACGCACGTACTTTCTACCCGTTGCTTTTGCAATAGATTGACCTAATGACGTTTTACCTACACCAGGAGGACCAACCAAACATAAGATAGGACCTTTTAGCTGACTAACACGTTGTTGAACGGCGAGATACTCAATGATACGTTCTTTAACTTTTTCTAAACCGTAATGATCTTTCTCTAATACCTCTTCTGCTAATGCGAGATTTTTCTTAAGCTTACTACGTTTTTTCCAAGGTACACTTGTCATCCAATCAATATAGCTACGTACTACAGTCGCTTCAGCTGACATTGAAGACATCATTTTTAATTTTTGTAATTCAGCTTGTGTTTTTTCTTTTGCCTCTTTAGGCATTTGAGCATCTTCGATTTTCTTTGCGATTTGCTCAAGTTCATCAGGTACATCATCCATATCACCTAATTCTTTTTGAATCGCTTTCATTTGCTCATTCAAATAATACTCGCGTTGACTCTTTTCCATTTGTTTCTTAACGCGTGTACGAATTTTCTTTTCTACCTGTAAAAGATCTATTTCACCTTCCATCAATGCCATAAGGTGCTCTAATCGCTTGGCAACATCTTTAATTTCGAGCACGTTCTGTTTTTCGATAAGCTTTAACGGCATATGTGCCGCCATCGTATCTGCTAACTGTTCAGCATCATCGATACCAGAAATTGACGTTAATACCTCAGGTGGTATTTTCTTGTTGAGTTTGACGTAGCCTTCAAATTGTGAAATTGCTGAACGTACTAAGACATCAAGACTTTCTTCATCATTATTTTCAGTCGCTAAAAACGTTATATCAGCGGTAAAATACTGCTCAGTTTCAACAAAATCAGTAATTTCAGCACGTTTAGAGCCTTCCACCAATACTTTTACCGTGCCATCAGGCAGTTTAAGCATTTGAAGAATAGTAGCCACTGTACCTGTTCTAAAGACATCATCCGCCATTGGATCATCAATAGCAGCGTCTTTTTGCGCTACAAGAAACACTTGTTTATCTGTTTCCATCGCAATATCTAAACAACGAATCGATTTTTCACGGCCGACAAACAAAGGAATAACCATTTGAGGATAAACCACTACATCACGCAGGGCTAAGACGGGGATTTCACTAATTTTGCTGACAGGTTTTGATTCTTCAGACATCGGGGACTCTCTTAAATGCAACAATATTTGGTGTTTATATTTTGTTAAAACTATATGGGGTTTATCGCAACGCTTTCAACAACAAGTTGTAAAAAACCTTATGTTCGGGCAATAAATAGTCAATATTGTAGTTTGCCGGTTAACATTTCGGTAGTGATTTT containing:
- a CDS encoding ABC transporter permease subunit, producing the protein MARDKIYSEEEFPSPLVQLWQNFKQSPVVTIGFGCFVFLVLLAIFSPLISPYSPIENNLEYILLPPAWHDNGDVSYLLGTDNLGRDMLSRLMHGASLTFGLSFVVVILSMCAGVIIGSLSALTKGVKSSFLNHFLDVILSIPSLLLAIIIVAILGPGLNNTLWAIVIVLIPQFIHITRNAVAQEFKKDYVLASQLDGASKIRILYYSIYPNIIEKLISQATLAQSAAILDIATLGFLGLGAPIPMPEWGAMLANGIDLFYIAPWTVYLPGLAILFAVMATNLVGEGMRHALKIRKEN
- a CDS encoding peptide ABC transporter ATP-binding protein, producing MNLLDIRNLSIKLLSTSTPILAVDRVSLTMKEGEVRGLVGESGSGKSLLAQAIMGVLDDKWQVDADRFHWRGQDLMRLSLDERKAIITKDVAIIFQEPMACLDPTTTIGVQLEEAVSGKQLSGFFWQRKKQRKLAAINLLHKVGIKNHEKCIHSYPHQLTEALCQRVMIAMALARKPLLLIADEPTAAMESTNQDQIFRLLASLNQLKNMSILLISHDLENVTHWTSNITVMYSGQFVEAGSTAQIFNTPFHPYTRALVDSSPMANMQIPAKSRLMTLPGSIPILQHLPIGCRLGPRCPKAQRACVVAPKVKNYHGHQVSCHYSLKGNY
- a CDS encoding peptide ABC transporter ATP-binding protein, producing MTSLLQVSNLSKTYRVAGSWFKKKSISALEPLSFSLEAHKTLAIVGEAGSGKSTLAKLLVGAEKPSTGTIKLNGQQLQDGNFKQRCQHIRMIFQDSGTTLNPSLTIQQILDEPLYLNTQLNETERTELIVSTLKKVGLLAEHMSFYPHMFSGGQKQRISLARAIILEPQVIILDEALAALDPSLRSQMVNLLLDLQQQMGLGFVLISHNLGIVRHFSDEMMVMSNGQVVEMGNTNALLRNPKHKYTKKLIMSQRFQLTKK
- a CDS encoding SurA N-terminal domain-containing protein; the encoded protein is MLENIRENSQGLVAKIILGFIILTFAVAGIGSYTNSADTSIAEVNGVKISQVSFDKAYQQQRDAMVQQYGEMFDTLSSDPAYMANFRQGIVDNLINQEVLDQASDELAIRVSDEQIKKTIREMPEFQVEGAFDNNRYLSMINRAGFYQSSDFRDYLRVEMTRRQLSQALVATEFSLPYQEKQIMALQNQKRDLRFATIASEQYAESVEVTDEDVKQYYQANQSRYQNEEKVKVNYIAIDVNEIAKGITVSEQELEDYYQSNIANYRQEEQRRVSHILIETADDEAAARASIEDIKVRIENGEDFASLAEEFSADVFSGENGGDLEWIERGSMDDAFDDAAFSLTEVGEVSDVVQTEFGFHLIKLTALEQEKVKAFNEVADELSVQVSKEKAQDKYFELQQRAAELSFEIPDTLEDAAAAIGVEVQTSDWITKGVNEAPFDSPKVIDVAFSSLVIEERLNSDIIEVNDNLAIVLRINEHQAANVKPLEEVQPAIKATLTAQKAQEKAQQVADEIVSLLKAGEATDSLLADNNTSFEDKGDVARYGSGLDANLVREAFKLPHPTDNSVSATAVNLTTGDVAIVNVTAVKQGEETQTDPRLKQQLTQQLAQSAYMSYVESLKADAKITRRTSIQTSNQY
- the hupB gene encoding nucleoid-associated protein HU-beta; amino-acid sequence: MNKSQLIEKIAAGADISKAAAGRALDSFIEAVTEELKSGEQVALVGFGTFSVRDRAARTGRNPQTGATIEIAAAKIPSFKAGKALKDACN
- the lon gene encoding endopeptidase La, translated to MSEESKPVSKISEIPVLALRDVVVYPQMVIPLFVGREKSIRCLDIAMETDKQVFLVAQKDAAIDDPMADDVFRTGTVATILQMLKLPDGTVKVLVEGSKRAEITDFVETEQYFTADITFLATENNDEESLDVLVRSAISQFEGYVKLNKKIPPEVLTSISGIDDAEQLADTMAAHMPLKLIEKQNVLEIKDVAKRLEHLMALMEGEIDLLQVEKKIRTRVKKQMEKSQREYYLNEQMKAIQKELGDMDDVPDELEQIAKKIEDAQMPKEAKEKTQAELQKLKMMSSMSAEATVVRSYIDWMTSVPWKKRSKLKKNLALAEEVLEKDHYGLEKVKERIIEYLAVQQRVSQLKGPILCLVGPPGVGKTSLGQSIAKATGRKYVRMALGGVRDEAEIRGHRRTYIGSLPGKLIQKIAKVGVKNPLFLLDEIDKMASDMRGDPSSALLEVLDPEQNTSFNDHYLEVDYDLSDVMFVATSNSMDIPGPLLDRMEVIRLSGYTEDEKLNIAKRHLLTKQIKRNGLKDSEITVDDSAIIGIIRYYTREAGVRSLEREISKLCRKVVKTILLDKKVKSVEISQENLSDFLGVQRFDYGKADDQNRIGLVTGLAWTSVGGELLTIETASVPGKGKLSYTGSLGDVMQESIQAAMTVVRSRTEALRINDDFYEKRDIHVHVPEGATPKDGPSAGIGMCTALVSSLTGNPVKADVAMTGEITLRGEVLPIGGLKEKLLAAHRGGIKTVVIPKDNERDLKEIPDNVKADLAIHPVKWIEEVLEIALEHPVEKVKIAG